In Venenivibrio stagnispumantis, the following are encoded in one genomic region:
- the prfA gene encoding peptide chain release factor 1: MDKKIINQLNKIEEKVKNLEALLSDPEILKDQSKLQAIGKEHKELSEILELYNEYKKVESQIEDVKQMLSSPDEDIRALAAEELEELKKREKELEKQIELALIPKDPNDEKNVILEIRQGAGGDEASLFAAELFRMYQRYAERKGWKTEILSLHPTEKGGIKEVIALIKGKGAYSRLKYESGVHRVQRVPETESSGRIHTSTVTVAVLPEAEEVDVEIKPEDLRIETMRAGGAGGQHVNTTDSAVRITHIPTGMVVTCQDERSQLQNRLKAMQILRARLKDYYDRIEREKIAKERKEQVGTGERSEKIRTYNFPQNRVTDHRVNYTSYRINDILDGDLDEIIDVLIAKENEEKLALLNLE, translated from the coding sequence ATGGATAAAAAAATTATTAATCAATTAAACAAGATAGAAGAGAAAGTAAAAAATTTAGAAGCTTTATTATCTGACCCTGAAATTTTAAAAGACCAGTCTAAATTACAGGCTATAGGTAAAGAACATAAAGAGCTATCTGAAATACTAGAACTTTATAATGAGTATAAAAAGGTAGAGTCTCAAATTGAAGATGTAAAACAGATGCTTTCTTCACCTGATGAAGATATTAGAGCATTGGCAGCAGAAGAGTTAGAAGAGTTAAAAAAAAGGGAAAAAGAGCTTGAAAAACAAATAGAATTAGCTCTTATTCCTAAAGACCCTAATGATGAAAAAAATGTTATTTTGGAAATCAGACAGGGTGCCGGTGGAGATGAAGCATCTTTATTTGCAGCAGAATTGTTTAGAATGTATCAAAGATATGCTGAAAGAAAAGGCTGGAAAACAGAAATACTTAGTTTGCATCCTACTGAAAAAGGTGGTATAAAAGAGGTTATAGCATTAATCAAAGGTAAAGGTGCTTATTCCAGATTAAAGTATGAAAGTGGTGTCCATAGGGTTCAAAGAGTGCCTGAAACAGAAAGCTCCGGTAGAATACATACATCTACGGTAACCGTTGCAGTTTTACCTGAAGCAGAGGAAGTAGATGTAGAAATAAAACCTGAAGATTTAAGAATAGAAACGATGAGGGCCGGTGGTGCCGGTGGACAGCATGTTAATACAACTGATTCTGCTGTAAGAATAACCCATATTCCAACCGGTATGGTTGTAACATGCCAAGATGAACGTTCCCAACTTCAAAATAGATTAAAAGCAATGCAGATTTTAAGGGCAAGATTAAAAGATTATTATGACAGAATAGAAAGAGAAAAGATAGCAAAAGAAAGAAAAGAACAGGTTGGAACCGGTGAAAGAAGTGAAAAAATAAGAACTTATAACTTCCCTCAAAACAGGGTAACAGACCATAGAGTAAATTACACATCTTATAGAATAAATGATATATTAGATGGTGATTTAGACGAAATTATAGATGTTCTTATTGCCAAAGAAAATGAAGAAAAATTAGCATTATTAAATTTAGAATAA
- the fabZ gene encoding 3-hydroxyacyl-ACP dehydratase FabZ, with the protein MNVERDIDVLKVMEVLPHRYPFLFIDKILELDLENLKVKAVKNVSINEYFFQGHFPEYPVMPGVLVIEAMAQVGAYMMLRKAGFTKGEKTVFFASIEEAKFRKQILPGDQIVFEVEGINIKRNSGKIKGIAKVNEEIACEAVLLAVVR; encoded by the coding sequence ATGAATGTAGAAAGAGATATAGATGTTTTAAAAGTGATGGAAGTTTTGCCACATCGTTATCCTTTTTTATTTATAGATAAAATATTAGAACTTGATTTAGAAAATTTAAAAGTAAAAGCTGTAAAAAATGTTTCTATAAATGAATATTTTTTTCAGGGGCATTTTCCGGAATATCCGGTTATGCCCGGAGTTCTTGTTATTGAAGCAATGGCTCAGGTTGGTGCATATATGATGCTTAGAAAGGCCGGATTTACCAAAGGAGAAAAAACTGTTTTTTTTGCAAGCATAGAAGAAGCAAAATTTAGAAAACAGATATTACCGGGCGACCAAATTGTATTTGAAGTTGAAGGTATAAATATAAAGAGGAATTCCGGTAAAATAAAAGGTATAGCAAAAGTAAATGAAGAAATTGCTTGTGAAGCAGTTCTTCTTGCTGTTGTTAGGTAG
- a CDS encoding proline--tRNA ligase encodes MRASKFFMPTLKENPSEAETPSHIFLLRAGYIRMLAAGIYEYLPLGFRVLKKIENIIRKNMDEAGALELLLPILTPASLWKETGRWDVYGKELFRLKDRNDRDFALGPTHEETITDLVRKTIKSYKDLPYNFYQIQTKFRDEARPRYGLIRGREFIMKDAYSFDISEEEAIKSYEIMKETYHKIFKQLGLDYLMVEADVGAIGGKYSHEFVVKAANGEANIVYCENCGYAANVEAAKFHNAKLPPEEELPIEEVYTPNIKSVEEVAKFLNLPEQKIVKTLIYKLDNQDFVAILIRGDREINETKVANYFKVLDVSLASSEDLEKLGLVEGFVGPININLPIYADKSVEELKNFVVGANKKDYHFKNVNIPRDFQVEGFYDFATAKENDPCPVCKSPLKATRGLEVGHIFLLGTKYSDAMKATFIDKDGKEKPIVMGCYGIGVSRLIAAIVEQSHDENGIIWPEEVAPFDIHILILNTKDEESLKAGEEIYNNLKSIGYDVLLDDRDISAGMKFKDADLIGIPYRIVIGKKLKDGFVEIEKRDKSLKQEIKIEDIQKFFKERKR; translated from the coding sequence ATGAGAGCATCAAAATTTTTTATGCCTACATTAAAAGAAAATCCTTCAGAAGCAGAAACACCAAGCCATATATTTCTACTCAGAGCCGGATATATCAGAATGCTTGCAGCCGGAATATACGAATATCTACCACTTGGATTTAGAGTATTAAAGAAAATAGAAAATATAATAAGAAAAAATATGGATGAAGCCGGAGCATTAGAACTTTTACTTCCTATATTAACACCTGCATCATTATGGAAAGAAACAGGAAGATGGGATGTATATGGTAAAGAGCTTTTTAGATTAAAAGATAGAAATGATAGAGATTTTGCCCTTGGGCCAACCCACGAAGAAACAATTACAGACCTTGTGAGAAAAACTATAAAATCTTATAAAGATTTACCTTATAACTTTTATCAGATACAAACAAAATTTAGAGATGAAGCAAGACCAAGATATGGTTTAATTAGAGGAAGAGAATTTATAATGAAAGATGCTTACTCTTTTGATATTTCTGAAGAAGAAGCAATCAAATCTTATGAAATAATGAAAGAAACTTATCATAAAATATTCAAACAGCTTGGCTTAGATTATCTTATGGTAGAGGCAGATGTTGGAGCTATTGGAGGTAAATACTCCCACGAATTTGTTGTAAAAGCAGCAAACGGAGAAGCAAATATTGTTTATTGTGAAAATTGCGGTTATGCTGCCAATGTAGAAGCAGCTAAATTTCATAATGCAAAATTACCACCGGAAGAAGAACTTCCAATAGAAGAAGTTTATACACCAAATATAAAATCGGTAGAAGAAGTTGCCAAATTTTTAAATCTACCGGAGCAAAAAATTGTAAAAACATTGATATATAAATTAGATAATCAAGATTTTGTAGCAATCCTGATAAGAGGAGATAGAGAAATAAATGAAACAAAGGTTGCAAACTACTTTAAAGTTTTAGATGTTAGCCTTGCATCATCAGAAGATTTAGAAAAACTTGGTCTTGTAGAAGGTTTTGTTGGGCCTATAAATATTAATTTACCAATATATGCAGATAAATCGGTAGAAGAGCTTAAAAATTTTGTAGTAGGTGCAAACAAAAAAGATTATCATTTTAAAAATGTAAATATTCCAAGAGATTTTCAGGTAGAAGGATTTTATGATTTTGCTACTGCAAAAGAAAATGACCCCTGTCCTGTATGTAAATCACCATTAAAAGCCACAAGAGGCTTGGAAGTAGGGCATATATTCTTACTTGGAACAAAATATTCTGATGCAATGAAAGCAACATTTATAGATAAAGATGGAAAAGAAAAACCAATAGTTATGGGATGTTATGGAATAGGTGTAAGCAGATTAATTGCAGCAATAGTAGAACAATCCCATGATGAAAATGGTATTATCTGGCCGGAAGAAGTGGCTCCTTTTGATATACATATACTTATTTTAAACACAAAAGATGAAGAAAGCTTAAAAGCAGGAGAAGAAATATATAACAATTTAAAATCCATAGGTTACGATGTTTTACTTGATGATAGGGATATTTCTGCCGGAATGAAATTTAAAGATGCAGATTTAATAGGTATTCCTTATAGAATTGTGATAGGTAAAAAATTAAAAGATGGTTTTGTAGAGATTGAAAAAAGAGATAAATCTTTAAAGCAAGAGATAAAAATAGAAGATATTCAAAAATTTTTTAAAGAGAGAAAAAGATGA
- a CDS encoding molybdenum cofactor biosynthesis protein MoaE — protein MIPQIYVGENWFKIEDILNSYYNKECGAVDIFLGVARSAPEDGDVEELHYEAYISMAEKIIREIIEEAIKKFKIKYAVVHHKVGILKVGEPSFLVCVWGGHRQEAFTGCRYIVDEVKARAPIWKKEVFANKEYSWKESG, from the coding sequence ATGATACCGCAAATATACGTAGGTGAAAATTGGTTTAAAATAGAAGATATATTAAATAGTTATTATAATAAAGAATGTGGAGCTGTTGATATATTTCTTGGTGTAGCAAGGTCTGCACCGGAAGATGGCGATGTTGAAGAGCTTCATTATGAAGCATATATATCTATGGCTGAAAAAATAATTAGAGAAATAATAGAAGAGGCTATAAAAAAATTTAAAATCAAATATGCAGTAGTTCATCATAAAGTCGGTATATTGAAAGTAGGAGAACCTTCTTTCTTGGTTTGTGTATGGGGTGGACATAGACAGGAAGCTTTTACCGGATGTAGATATATAGTAGATGAGGTAAAAGCAAGAGCTCCAATCTGGAAAAAAGAAGTATTTGCAAACAAAGAATACAGCTGGAAAGAAAGTGGTTAA
- a CDS encoding pyridoxal phosphate-dependent aminotransferase, whose translation MLSERVKKIKPSQTLAITAKAAEMKKQGIDVISFGAGEPDFDTPDFVKEAAIKALKEGKTKYTAAAGIPELREAVAKKLKERNNIDYKMEEVVICPGAKMGLYEIFATILNPGDEVIVPAPYWVSYTEQIALCDGESVITQLNEENGFVLTVDKIKEVLTPKTKALVLNTPSNPTGAVIPKSELEKIAEFCLKHNILIISDECYEEFSYEEPHISIASLSEEVKKITFTVGAFSKSYSMTGWRLGWVAAPVEYIKPIINIQSQTISNPTTFAQYGALEALKDGGAFPAKMREEFIKRRDYIVNALNNIKGVKCVMPKGAFYAFPNISYYNKNDIELSTYLLEEAKVAVVPGSAFGKEGYIRLSYATSMENIQKGVERIKEALEKLK comes from the coding sequence ATGCTGTCTGAAAGAGTGAAAAAAATAAAGCCTTCTCAAACCCTTGCAATTACAGCCAAAGCTGCTGAGATGAAAAAACAGGGAATAGATGTTATTAGTTTTGGAGCCGGTGAACCGGATTTTGATACACCGGATTTTGTTAAAGAAGCAGCAATAAAAGCATTAAAAGAAGGAAAAACAAAATATACAGCTGCAGCAGGTATTCCTGAATTAAGAGAAGCAGTGGCTAAAAAATTAAAAGAAAGAAATAATATAGATTACAAAATGGAAGAAGTTGTTATTTGCCCCGGTGCAAAAATGGGATTATATGAAATATTTGCTACTATTTTAAATCCGGGAGATGAGGTAATAGTTCCTGCACCATATTGGGTATCTTATACAGAACAGATAGCCCTTTGTGATGGAGAAAGTGTAATAACTCAGCTAAACGAAGAAAATGGATTTGTTTTGACAGTAGATAAAATAAAAGAAGTATTAACGCCAAAAACAAAAGCTCTTGTCCTAAATACTCCATCAAACCCAACAGGAGCAGTTATCCCAAAATCAGAACTTGAAAAAATAGCAGAATTTTGCTTAAAACATAATATTCTTATAATTTCTGATGAATGTTATGAAGAATTTTCTTATGAAGAGCCTCATATAAGCATTGCTTCATTATCGGAAGAAGTTAAAAAAATAACATTTACAGTAGGAGCATTTTCTAAATCTTACTCTATGACAGGTTGGAGGCTTGGCTGGGTTGCTGCACCGGTAGAATATATAAAACCAATTATAAATATCCAAAGTCAAACAATATCAAATCCTACAACTTTTGCCCAATATGGAGCATTGGAAGCACTCAAAGATGGCGGAGCATTTCCTGCAAAAATGAGAGAAGAATTTATAAAAAGAAGAGATTATATAGTGAATGCATTAAACAATATAAAAGGTGTAAAATGTGTTATGCCAAAAGGAGCATTTTATGCTTTTCCTAATATATCTTATTACAACAAAAATGATATAGAGTTATCAACATATCTGCTTGAAGAAGCAAAAGTTGCAGTAGTCCCCGGCTCTGCATTTGGAAAAGAAGGATACATAAGATTATCTTATGCAACATCAATGGAAAATATTCAAAAAGGAGTAGAAAGAATAAAAGAAGCTCTGGAAAAATTAAAATAA
- a CDS encoding RelA/SpoT family protein encodes METTLITNETLKSFYNEIDYLKEEDKEEIEKAVNFIIEKHKDQYRKSGEPYYIHPIEAARILAQLKLDKTTIISALLHDILEDTDTDIDTLKNLFGEKVALIVDGVTKIGKYQFSSKEEAQAENFRKMIVSMAKDIRVLLVKLADRLHNMRTLDALREDKRIRIAKETLEIYAPLASRLGLWAIKREIEDLAFKYIYPEEYKKVSTYFAISKEKEEKYLKEEIIPQIEKVLREHNITNFEIQYRFKHLYSIFEKTLRKNLKLSDIYDVYGVRVLVEEVHQCYLVLGLIHSLWHPVPGKLKDYISLPKSNLYQALHTTVVGPKGKFVEIQIKTYQMHKIAEEGIAAHWRYKGGSTLTEKDLQSFVWLRNLLQTVKENEAPSELLSSVKSELTPEEIFVFTPKGDLIKLPVGSTPVDFAYNIHTQLGHKTTGAKINGKLVPLDTKLQNGDVVEIITSQNHKPSRDWLDFVVTSKAKTNIKHFLAKIEKEQAIKFGEKLLDKILKKFNKKTSSLTEEEKKKLLERFNYKTFEDFLAAVGDSKISLNKIIKIFRPAEEKPEEQKTEKKHKDVVIEVDGVSNILSYVAKCCMPLPGDEIIGVVSKGKGIAIHRKECPNVINIEKTNPEKLVSLIWKTDKNHLYQTNIKIISEDRVGLLADVSSAVASTKTNIIGVNTQTLKNGKAITNLKLNVADKQQLDNIINAIKKVKGVNIVERVIKGVSS; translated from the coding sequence ATGGAAACAACACTGATAACCAATGAAACATTAAAATCATTTTATAATGAGATAGATTATCTTAAAGAAGAAGATAAAGAAGAAATAGAAAAAGCAGTAAATTTTATAATAGAAAAACATAAAGACCAATACAGAAAATCAGGAGAGCCGTATTATATTCATCCGATAGAAGCAGCAAGAATATTAGCCCAGTTAAAGCTTGATAAAACAACAATAATATCTGCACTTTTACATGATATTTTGGAAGATACAGATACAGATATAGATACATTAAAAAATCTTTTTGGAGAAAAGGTAGCCCTTATTGTTGATGGAGTTACAAAAATAGGAAAGTATCAATTTTCATCTAAGGAAGAAGCTCAGGCAGAAAATTTTAGAAAAATGATTGTTTCAATGGCAAAAGATATAAGAGTTCTTCTTGTTAAGCTTGCAGACAGATTACATAATATGAGAACCCTTGACGCCCTAAGGGAAGATAAAAGAATAAGAATAGCAAAAGAAACCCTTGAAATATATGCACCACTTGCCAGCAGACTTGGTCTTTGGGCTATAAAGAGAGAGATAGAAGACCTGGCATTTAAATATATATATCCGGAAGAATATAAAAAAGTTAGCACATATTTTGCCATATCCAAAGAAAAAGAAGAAAAATATCTAAAAGAAGAAATAATCCCTCAAATAGAAAAAGTATTGAGAGAGCACAATATAACAAATTTTGAAATACAGTACAGATTTAAACATCTTTATAGCATTTTTGAGAAAACATTAAGAAAAAATCTAAAATTAAGTGATATATATGATGTTTATGGTGTAAGGGTTTTGGTAGAAGAAGTGCATCAATGTTATTTAGTGCTTGGATTAATTCATTCTTTATGGCATCCGGTTCCGGGAAAATTAAAAGATTATATATCTTTACCAAAGTCTAATTTATACCAAGCATTGCATACCACAGTAGTTGGACCAAAAGGTAAATTTGTTGAAATACAGATAAAAACATACCAAATGCATAAAATAGCAGAAGAAGGTATAGCTGCCCATTGGAGATATAAAGGTGGCTCTACCCTTACAGAAAAAGATTTACAATCTTTTGTTTGGCTTAGAAATCTTCTTCAAACTGTAAAAGAAAATGAAGCCCCATCTGAACTTTTATCCTCTGTTAAAAGTGAGTTAACACCGGAAGAAATATTTGTATTTACTCCAAAAGGAGATTTAATAAAATTACCGGTAGGCTCTACACCTGTTGATTTTGCTTATAACATTCATACACAACTTGGACATAAAACAACCGGAGCAAAAATAAATGGAAAATTAGTTCCTCTTGATACAAAACTACAAAATGGAGATGTTGTAGAGATAATAACATCCCAAAATCATAAACCAAGCAGAGATTGGCTTGATTTTGTAGTAACATCAAAAGCAAAAACAAATATAAAACATTTCCTTGCAAAGATAGAAAAAGAACAAGCTATCAAATTTGGAGAAAAATTATTAGATAAAATTCTTAAAAAATTTAATAAAAAAACCAGTAGTCTAACTGAAGAAGAAAAGAAAAAATTATTAGAAAGATTTAATTATAAAACTTTTGAAGATTTCTTAGCAGCAGTAGGAGATAGCAAAATATCTTTAAACAAGATAATAAAAATATTTAGACCTGCTGAAGAAAAACCGGAAGAACAAAAGACTGAAAAAAAGCATAAAGACGTAGTTATTGAAGTAGATGGAGTATCAAATATATTATCTTATGTAGCAAAATGTTGTATGCCTCTTCCGGGAGATGAAATAATCGGTGTTGTTTCAAAAGGAAAAGGAATAGCAATACATAGAAAAGAATGTCCAAATGTAATAAATATAGAAAAAACAAATCCGGAAAAGCTTGTATCACTTATCTGGAAAACAGATAAAAACCATTTATATCAAACAAATATTAAAATAATATCGGAAGATAGGGTTGGATTGTTGGCAGATGTTAGCTCAGCAGTAGCATCTACAAAAACAAATATAATAGGTGTAAATACCCAAACATTAAAAAATGGAAAAGCTATAACAAATCTAAAATTAAATGTAGCAGATAAACAGCAACTTGATAATATAATTAATGCAATCAAAAAAGTAAAAGGTGTAAATATTGTAGAAAGGGTTATAAAAGGAGTAAGCAGTTGA
- the thyX gene encoding FAD-dependent thymidylate synthase, producing MILEFFNLEDFKESIPFTALGARTCYSSGDLDYLLNDPRVVSREERAKFLSKLGNYKHFSVFAHSFSYKDLNQIEEEKLNKFIEDELKNLPKHIKAKIIALKIASIKFKSNYNPKYPTVIGISLRHYLEELLEYSEDAYYKAFEKMADYDIPITPLGQKENVSLIGLIKDYDGYVVFYIDNVSRTMTHQLVRHTALNFSQRSQRYVKEDENYVVIPPAIEENKEALELFKNAEEIADETYKKLVYDFKIKREDARFILPHGKRTTIVVSAPLSWIWDFIEKRTEIGAQWEIRKVAFQMKELLQEHL from the coding sequence ATGATTTTAGAATTTTTTAATTTAGAAGATTTTAAAGAAAGTATACCTTTTACAGCTCTTGGAGCAAGAACCTGTTATAGTAGTGGCGATTTAGATTATCTTCTAAATGACCCAAGGGTTGTCAGTAGAGAAGAAAGAGCTAAATTTTTATCAAAACTTGGAAATTATAAACATTTTTCTGTTTTTGCCCATTCATTTAGCTACAAAGATTTAAATCAGATAGAAGAAGAAAAACTCAATAAATTTATTGAAGATGAACTAAAAAATTTACCTAAGCATATAAAAGCAAAAATAATAGCATTAAAAATAGCCTCTATAAAATTTAAATCCAATTATAACCCAAAATATCCAACGGTTATAGGAATATCATTAAGGCATTATCTTGAAGAGCTTCTTGAATATTCGGAAGATGCTTATTATAAAGCATTTGAAAAAATGGCAGATTATGATATACCTATAACTCCATTAGGACAAAAGGAAAATGTTAGCCTTATAGGATTAATTAAAGATTATGATGGATATGTAGTTTTTTATATAGATAATGTATCAAGAACAATGACCCATCAGCTTGTAAGACATACAGCACTTAATTTTTCACAAAGAAGCCAAAGATATGTAAAAGAAGATGAAAATTATGTAGTTATTCCTCCAGCTATAGAAGAAAATAAAGAAGCCCTTGAGTTATTTAAAAATGCAGAAGAAATAGCTGATGAAACATATAAAAAATTAGTTTATGATTTTAAAATAAAAAGAGAAGATGCAAGATTTATATTGCCACATGGTAAGAGAACAACAATAGTAGTATCTGCACCACTTAGCTGGATATGGGATTTTATTGAAAAAAGAACAGAAATAGGAGCCCAATGGGAAATAAGAAAAGTAGCTTTCCAGATGAAAGAATTACTTCAAGAGCATTTATAA
- a CDS encoding thioredoxin family protein has protein sequence MKKLSLLLAIFSVILFSCQKNEKAESKFTVDPNPVIQNAIQNKKYVMVIFESETCQYCEKLNKKVLSNPDVKQALLKNNIEVAIVNVYGNRKVIDPEGKKEMTESSLAGLYNVTGFPTISIFDPNKNYQLLYQIPGYIPKEMFISLADYIGSGCYQKVKFNEFADKKSC, from the coding sequence ATGAAAAAATTAAGTTTATTATTAGCTATATTTTCTGTAATTTTATTTAGTTGTCAGAAAAATGAGAAAGCAGAATCAAAATTTACAGTTGACCCAAATCCGGTAATACAAAATGCTATCCAAAATAAAAAGTATGTTATGGTTATTTTTGAATCGGAAACTTGCCAGTATTGTGAGAAATTAAATAAAAAAGTTTTATCAAATCCGGATGTAAAACAAGCTCTTTTGAAAAATAATATAGAGGTTGCAATAGTAAATGTTTATGGAAATAGAAAAGTTATAGACCCGGAAGGAAAAAAAGAGATGACAGAAAGTAGTTTGGCAGGTTTGTATAATGTAACCGGTTTTCCTACAATATCAATATTTGACCCAAATAAAAATTATCAGCTTTTATATCAAATACCTGGATATATTCCAAAAGAAATGTTTATATCATTGGCAGATTATATAGGTTCTGGATGTTATCAAAAAGTTAAATTTAATGAATTTGCAGATAAAAAAAGCTGTTAG
- the truB gene encoding tRNA pseudouridine(55) synthase TruB → MKDGILLVNKPENITSNDLVLKIKKYLNLKAGHTGTLDYAATGLMIITLQKAVKITPYLQNLDKEYIAVGELGKITDTYDRNGRIIEEREVNITEEKLIDVIKSFKKSYYQMPPPYSAKRIKGKRAYQFAKKGEEPDLKPKFVHIYDIQILEISLPFFTIKINCSSGTYIRSIIKEIGDEVGTGAYLKALQRTKIGKFSLQESINLEDLLKMKPEEVEAHIIPITDALYFMDSVILDEMLIDRFTKGQRLKIDKENKEFVKVLDKNLNTVGIGKIEDGILKPIRII, encoded by the coding sequence TTGAAAGACGGAATATTACTTGTTAATAAACCGGAAAATATAACATCAAATGATTTAGTATTAAAAATAAAAAAATATTTAAATCTAAAAGCAGGACATACTGGAACCCTTGATTATGCCGCAACCGGCTTGATGATAATAACGCTACAAAAAGCAGTAAAAATAACACCATATTTACAAAATTTAGATAAAGAATATATAGCAGTTGGCGAACTTGGCAAAATAACAGATACTTATGATAGAAATGGAAGAATAATAGAAGAAAGAGAAGTTAATATAACAGAAGAAAAACTGATAGATGTTATAAAATCTTTCAAAAAAAGTTATTATCAGATGCCACCACCTTATTCAGCAAAAAGAATAAAAGGAAAAAGAGCTTATCAATTTGCAAAAAAGGGAGAAGAACCTGATTTAAAACCAAAATTTGTGCATATTTATGATATTCAGATACTTGAAATATCTTTACCATTTTTTACAATAAAGATAAATTGCTCTTCCGGAACATATATAAGGTCTATCATAAAAGAGATAGGAGATGAAGTTGGCACCGGTGCTTATCTAAAAGCATTACAGCGAACAAAAATAGGAAAATTCAGCCTACAAGAAAGCATAAATTTAGAAGATTTATTAAAAATGAAGCCAGAAGAAGTAGAAGCCCATATTATTCCTATTACAGATGCTTTATATTTTATGGATTCGGTTATATTGGATGAAATGCTTATAGATAGATTTACCAAAGGTCAAAGATTAAAAATAGATAAAGAAAATAAAGAATTTGTAAAAGTTTTAGATAAAAACTTAAATACAGTAGGTATAGGAAAAATAGAAGATGGTATTTTAAAACCTATCAGGATTATTTAA
- the rpmE gene encoding 50S ribosomal protein L31, whose translation MKEGIHPELKLTKFVCGCGNEFEIYTVKGGVVHLEVCNNCHPFYTGKLRIKPQFLELQGATKQE comes from the coding sequence TTGAAAGAAGGAATCCATCCAGAATTAAAATTAACTAAATTTGTGTGTGGTTGTGGAAATGAATTTGAAATTTATACAGTAAAAGGTGGAGTAGTGCATCTTGAGGTATGTAATAACTGCCATCCATTTTATACAGGAAAATTAAGAATAAAACCACAATTTCTTGAATTACAGGGTGCAACAAAACAAGAGTAA
- the speD gene encoding adenosylmethionine decarboxylase — MEKTLGLHILADLYGVDFEKIDHVEDVKALLEGAVKYANLSKLSSHFHQFHPHGATGVILLEESHISIHTWPEHGYCAIDVYTCGGKEKTFKAMEYIIKTLKPKRIDEKIAERGVVPVSQSPVNIEKVELQPVNS; from the coding sequence ATGGAAAAAACCCTCGGACTGCATATCTTAGCTGACCTTTACGGAGTAGATTTTGAAAAAATTGACCACGTTGAAGATGTAAAAGCCTTATTAGAAGGTGCTGTAAAATACGCAAATCTTAGTAAATTATCATCTCATTTTCATCAATTTCATCCTCACGGAGCAACCGGAGTTATCTTATTAGAAGAATCTCATATCTCAATCCATACTTGGCCAGAACACGGTTATTGTGCAATAGATGTATACACCTGTGGTGGCAAAGAAAAAACCTTCAAAGCTATGGAATATATCATCAAAACATTAAAACCAAAGAGAATTGATGAGAAGATAGCAGAAAGAGGGGTTGTTCCTGTATCCCAATCGCCGGTAAATATTGAGAAAGTTGAGCTTCAGCCGGTAAATAGCTAA